The Streptomyces sp. NBC_01197 genome window below encodes:
- a CDS encoding MarP family serine protease, whose protein sequence is MNVLDILLLLAAVWFAVIGYRQGFVVGILSVIGFLGGGIVAVYVLPIIWDELTEKSEVSTTATVVAVIIVIVCASVGQALTTHLGNKLRRFITWSPARALDATGGALVNVVAMLLVAWLIGSALAGTTLPTLGKEVRTSKVLIGVSRVVPSQAGTWFTDFTSVLAQNGFPQVFSPFANEPINNVKAPDPALASSPVVTSVRKSIVKVVGTATGCSKVLEGSGFVFGDHRVMTNAHVVGGVSEPTVQIGGEGKLYDAKVVLYDWSRDIAVLDVPALHAPALKFTDTHHGAHSNDSAIVAGFPENGGYDVRSARVRARINASGPDIYHRGTVTRDVYSLYTTVRQGNSGGPLLTPNGKVYGVVFAKSLDDSKTGYALSADEIRQDIAKGRTASQQVDTQGCAL, encoded by the coding sequence GTGAACGTGCTGGACATCCTGCTGCTGCTGGCCGCTGTGTGGTTCGCGGTCATCGGCTACCGCCAGGGTTTCGTCGTCGGCATCCTGTCGGTGATCGGCTTCCTCGGGGGCGGCATCGTCGCCGTCTACGTACTGCCCATCATCTGGGACGAGCTCACGGAGAAGTCCGAAGTCTCCACGACGGCCACAGTCGTGGCGGTCATCATCGTGATCGTGTGCGCCTCGGTAGGCCAGGCCCTCACCACTCACCTGGGCAACAAACTGCGCCGCTTCATCACCTGGTCACCCGCGCGCGCCCTCGATGCCACCGGCGGCGCCCTGGTGAACGTGGTGGCCATGCTGCTGGTCGCCTGGCTGATCGGATCCGCACTGGCCGGTACGACGCTGCCCACCCTCGGCAAGGAGGTCCGCACCTCCAAGGTGCTCATCGGGGTCTCCCGCGTGGTGCCGTCCCAGGCCGGCACCTGGTTCACGGACTTCACATCCGTCCTCGCGCAGAACGGCTTCCCCCAGGTCTTCAGCCCGTTCGCCAATGAACCGATCAACAACGTCAAGGCGCCCGACCCGGCGCTGGCCAGCAGTCCCGTCGTGACGAGCGTCAGGAAGTCCATCGTCAAGGTCGTGGGCACGGCGACCGGGTGCAGCAAGGTCCTGGAGGGTTCCGGTTTCGTCTTCGGTGACCACAGGGTGATGACCAACGCCCACGTCGTCGGCGGCGTCAGCGAACCGACCGTGCAGATCGGCGGCGAGGGCAAGCTGTACGACGCGAAGGTCGTGCTCTACGACTGGTCGCGCGACATCGCCGTCCTGGACGTGCCTGCCTTGCACGCGCCCGCGCTGAAGTTCACCGACACCCACCATGGCGCCCACAGCAACGACAGCGCGATCGTCGCCGGCTTCCCCGAGAACGGCGGGTACGACGTCCGCTCCGCCCGCGTCCGCGCCCGCATCAACGCCAGCGGCCCGGACATCTACCACCGCGGGACGGTCACCCGCGACGTCTACTCCCTCTACACGACCGTCCGCCAGGGCAACTCCGGCGGCCCCCTGCTGACCCCCAACGGCAAGGTGTACGGGGTGGTCTTCGCCAAATCGCTCGACGACAGCAAGACCGGGTACGCGCTCTCGGCCGACGAGATCCGCCAGGACATCGCCAAGGGCCGCACCGCGAGCCAGCAGGTGGACACCCAGGGGTGCGCGTTGTGA
- a CDS encoding NUDIX hydrolase: MTRAGETHTDRTQESPVTVTQSGLPGWLAPVARAADTVRPEQLSRFLPPESGSGRQSAVLILFGEGPAGPELLLMERASSLRSHAGQPSFPGGSLDPGDGDPQTTGPLRAALREAQEETGLEPSGVQLFGVLPRLYIPVSGFVVTPVLGWWREPTPVRAVDSGETARVFTVPVADLTDPANRVTTVHPRGHQGPAFLVESALVWGFTAGVIDRILHFAGWERPWDRSRQVPLDWRA; the protein is encoded by the coding sequence ATGACGCGCGCTGGAGAGACACACACGGACCGGACTCAGGAGAGTCCGGTCACCGTGACGCAGTCCGGGCTGCCCGGATGGCTGGCGCCCGTGGCGCGCGCGGCCGATACGGTGCGCCCCGAGCAGCTCAGCCGGTTCCTGCCGCCAGAGAGCGGCAGCGGACGGCAGTCCGCCGTGCTGATCCTCTTCGGCGAGGGCCCGGCCGGGCCCGAGCTGCTGCTGATGGAGCGGGCCTCCAGCCTGCGCTCCCACGCGGGACAGCCCTCCTTCCCCGGCGGCTCCCTCGACCCCGGTGACGGAGATCCGCAGACCACCGGTCCGCTGCGGGCGGCGCTGCGGGAGGCCCAGGAGGAGACCGGCCTCGAACCCTCGGGCGTGCAGCTCTTCGGTGTGCTGCCCCGGCTCTACATCCCGGTGAGCGGCTTCGTCGTGACGCCGGTGCTCGGCTGGTGGCGCGAGCCCACTCCCGTACGGGCCGTGGACAGCGGTGAGACGGCCCGGGTCTTCACGGTTCCCGTGGCGGATCTCACGGATCCCGCCAACCGGGTGACGACTGTCCACCCGCGCGGTCACCAGGGCCCCGCTTTTCTGGTCGAATCCGCCCTGGTCTGGGGTTTCACGGCCGGAGTGATCGACCGGATTCTGCACTTCGCGGGCTGGGAACGCCCATGGGACCGCTCCAGACAGGTCCCGCTCGACTGGCGCGCATGA
- a CDS encoding RidA family protein — MSGAVEARLTELGLTLPDVVPPLAAYQPAVQSGVYVYTAGQLPMVEGKLPLVGKVGAEVTAEDARDLARTCALNALAAVKSVAGDLDRIERVVKVVGFVASAPDFTGQPGVLNGASELLGAVLGDRGVHARSAVGVAVLPLDAPVEVEIQVELKA; from the coding sequence ATGAGCGGGGCCGTCGAAGCCCGCCTGACCGAGCTGGGGCTGACGCTTCCGGATGTGGTACCGCCGCTGGCCGCGTACCAGCCGGCCGTGCAGTCCGGTGTGTACGTGTACACGGCGGGCCAGCTGCCGATGGTGGAGGGCAAGCTTCCGCTGGTCGGGAAGGTCGGCGCGGAGGTCACCGCCGAGGACGCGAGGGATCTGGCTCGTACGTGCGCGCTGAACGCGCTGGCGGCCGTGAAGTCGGTCGCCGGTGATCTGGACCGTATCGAGCGGGTCGTGAAGGTCGTGGGATTCGTGGCGTCGGCCCCGGACTTCACCGGTCAGCCGGGCGTGCTCAACGGTGCCAGCGAGCTGCTGGGCGCGGTCCTGGGCGACCGCGGTGTCCATGCGCGCAGCGCGGTGGGCGTCGCGGTGCTGCCGCTGGACGCACCGGTCGAGGTGGAGATCCAGGTCGAGCTGAAGGCTTGA
- a CDS encoding WhiB family transcriptional regulator, with translation MGWVTDWSAQAACRTTDPDELFVQGAAQNRAKAVCTGCPVRTECLADALDNRVEFGVWGGMTERERRALLRRRPTVTSWRRLLETARTEYERSTGILPAIVVDDEAFEETYAAVG, from the coding sequence ATGGGCTGGGTAACTGACTGGAGTGCGCAGGCAGCCTGCCGCACTACGGATCCGGACGAACTGTTTGTACAAGGGGCAGCGCAGAACAGGGCCAAGGCGGTGTGCACCGGATGCCCGGTGCGTACGGAGTGCCTGGCCGACGCGCTCGACAACCGCGTCGAATTCGGCGTGTGGGGTGGCATGACCGAGCGGGAGCGGCGCGCACTGTTGCGTCGGCGCCCCACCGTCACCTCGTGGCGTCGATTGCTGGAGACCGCGCGCACCGAGTACGAGCGCAGCACGGGCATCCTGCCCGCGATCGTCGTGGACGACGAAGCGTTCGAGGAGACGTACGCCGCTGTGGGATAG
- a CDS encoding ArsA family ATPase yields MSRLQVVSGKGGTGKTTVAAALALALATEGKRTLLVEVEGRQGIAQLFETEAFPYEERKIAVAPGGGEVYALAIDAERALLDYLQMFYKLGSAGRALKKLGAIDFATTIAPGVRDVLLTGKACEAVRRKNKQGRFAYDHIIMDAPPTGRITRFLNVNDEVAGLAKIGPIHNQAQAVMRVLKSPETAVHLVTLLEEMPVQETVDGIAELRAADLPVGNVIVNMVRPTLLDEQTVRTVSGDRRKEVAKALTRAGVSGAAKLVTPLLAEAVDHAERVELEREQRAVLAGLELPAYELPLLGDGMDLAGLYQLATELRRHTTS; encoded by the coding sequence GTGAGCAGGCTTCAGGTCGTGAGTGGCAAGGGCGGGACCGGAAAGACCACGGTCGCCGCCGCGCTGGCGCTTGCCCTCGCGACGGAGGGCAAGCGCACTCTGCTCGTCGAGGTGGAGGGCCGGCAGGGCATCGCCCAGCTCTTCGAGACGGAGGCGTTCCCGTACGAGGAACGGAAGATCGCCGTGGCACCCGGTGGCGGGGAGGTGTACGCCCTCGCGATCGACGCCGAACGCGCCCTGCTCGACTACCTCCAGATGTTCTACAAGCTGGGCAGCGCGGGCCGGGCCCTGAAGAAACTCGGCGCGATCGACTTCGCCACGACCATCGCGCCCGGCGTCCGGGACGTGCTCCTCACCGGCAAGGCGTGCGAGGCCGTACGCCGCAAGAACAAGCAGGGGCGTTTCGCCTACGACCACATCATCATGGACGCGCCGCCGACGGGCCGCATCACCCGCTTCCTCAACGTCAACGACGAGGTGGCCGGTCTCGCGAAGATCGGGCCCATACACAACCAGGCCCAGGCCGTGATGCGCGTCCTCAAGTCACCGGAGACGGCAGTGCACTTGGTGACGCTGCTCGAAGAGATGCCGGTGCAGGAGACCGTGGACGGCATCGCCGAACTGCGCGCGGCCGACCTCCCGGTGGGCAACGTCATCGTGAACATGGTCCGCCCCACGCTCCTGGACGAGCAGACCGTACGGACCGTGTCGGGCGACCGCCGCAAGGAGGTGGCCAAGGCGCTGACCCGCGCGGGCGTCAGCGGCGCGGCGAAGCTGGTGACCCCGCTGCTCGCCGAGGCCGTCGACCACGCGGAACGGGTGGAGCTGGAGCGCGAACAGCGTGCCGTACTGGCGGGCCTGGAGCTGCCCGCCTACGAACTCCCGCTGCTCGGCGACGGAATGGACCTGGCCGGGCTCTATCAGCTGGCGACGGAACTGCGGAGGCACACCACCTCATGA
- a CDS encoding ArsA-related P-loop ATPase produces the protein MTLDSVPLLDIDPLLDDPATRIIVCCGSGGVGKTTTAAALGVRAAERGRRAVVLTIDPARRLAQSMGIDSLDNIPRRVAGIKATGDGELHAMMLDMKRTFDEIVEAHADRERASAILNNPFYQSLSAGFAGTQEYMAMEKLGQLRARDEWDLIVVDTPPSRSALDFLDAPKRLGSFLDGKFIRLLMAPAKVGGRAGMKFLNVGMSMMTGTLGKVLGGQFLRDVQTFVTAMDTMFGGFRTRADATYRLLQAPGTAFLVVAAPERDALREAAYFVERLAADGMPLAGLVLNRVHGSGAARLTAERALAAAENLDDSGIVDQEAGNEAVRDSTGPSPEPGTAEHPELPETSETFTATFTAASTAPSAETSLEPSTEAPHEPAETSAEADTPEATSEPAEPMPEPTVDALTVGLLRLHAERMQVLARERRTRDRFTALHPEVAVAEVAALPGDVHDLAGLRAIGDRLATGRTPA, from the coding sequence ATGACCCTGGACAGCGTTCCCCTGCTCGACATCGATCCGCTGCTGGACGACCCCGCCACCCGCATCATCGTGTGCTGCGGCTCAGGCGGCGTGGGCAAGACCACGACCGCGGCCGCGCTGGGCGTACGGGCGGCCGAGCGAGGCCGCCGGGCTGTGGTGCTGACCATCGATCCGGCGCGCAGGCTCGCCCAGTCCATGGGCATCGACTCGCTCGACAACATCCCGCGCCGGGTGGCGGGCATCAAGGCCACCGGCGACGGTGAACTGCACGCCATGATGCTGGACATGAAGCGGACCTTCGACGAGATCGTCGAGGCGCACGCGGACCGCGAGCGGGCCAGCGCCATCCTCAACAACCCCTTCTACCAGTCGCTCTCCGCGGGCTTCGCCGGTACGCAGGAGTACATGGCGATGGAGAAGCTGGGCCAGCTGCGGGCCCGCGACGAGTGGGACCTGATCGTCGTGGACACCCCTCCGTCGCGGTCGGCGCTCGACTTCCTGGACGCGCCGAAGCGGCTCGGGTCGTTCCTCGACGGCAAGTTCATCCGGCTGCTGATGGCCCCGGCGAAGGTCGGCGGCCGGGCCGGGATGAAGTTCCTCAACGTCGGGATGTCGATGATGACCGGCACCCTCGGCAAGGTGCTCGGAGGTCAGTTCCTGCGCGATGTGCAGACCTTCGTCACGGCGATGGACACCATGTTCGGCGGCTTCCGCACCCGCGCCGACGCCACGTACCGGCTGCTCCAGGCGCCCGGCACCGCATTCCTCGTGGTCGCGGCGCCTGAGCGGGATGCGCTGCGGGAGGCCGCGTACTTCGTGGAGCGGCTGGCCGCGGACGGGATGCCGCTGGCCGGTCTCGTACTCAACAGGGTGCACGGCAGCGGGGCCGCGCGGCTCACGGCGGAGCGGGCGCTGGCCGCCGCGGAAAATCTTGACGACAGCGGCATTGTGGATCAGGAGGCCGGGAATGAAGCAGTTCGTGACTCCACGGGCCCCTCCCCCGAGCCCGGAACCGCGGAGCACCCGGAGCTTCCTGAAACCTCTGAGACATTCACGGCGACATTTACGGCGGCCTCCACAGCGCCATCCGCAGAGACATCCCTGGAACCATCGACCGAGGCGCCCCACGAGCCTGCTGAGACATCCGCGGAGGCCGACACACCAGAAGCCACGTCCGAGCCGGCGGAACCCATGCCGGAGCCGACGGTCGATGCGCTGACCGTCGGCCTGCTCCGACTGCACGCCGAACGCATGCAGGTGCTCGCCCGTGAGCGGCGCACCCGCGACCGTTTCACGGCGCTCCACCCCGAGGTGGCCGTGGCCGAGGTGGCCGCGCTGCCCGGCGACGTCCATGACCTGGCAGGGCTCCGGGCCATCGGTGATCGCCTCGCGACCGGTCGTACTCCGGCCTGA
- the nth gene encoding endonuclease III, giving the protein MAEAAGPAEEAAKQVARTAAKKAAPAKRTAPVKKTSAVTKAAAVKKPAPAKKAAAVTKPAPEAAPAKKAAPAKKAAAVKKAAPAKKAKAAAAKKAGPAPEAVRIPRSESHAALVRRARRINSELAEVYPYAHPELDFENPFELLIATVLSAQTTDLRVNQTTPALFAKFPTPEDMAAADPEELEQILRPTGFFRAKARSVLGLSTAIRDNFGGEVPGRLDDLVSLPGVGRKTANVVLGNAFGVPGITVDTHFGRLVRRWKWTEQQDPEKVEAEICALFPKSDWTMLSHRVVFHGRRICHARKPACGACPIAPLCPSYGEGETDPEKARKLLKYEKGGQPGQRLKPPADYPGQPAPPLAAG; this is encoded by the coding sequence ATGGCAGAGGCGGCTGGACCGGCGGAGGAAGCCGCGAAGCAGGTTGCGAGAACGGCCGCGAAGAAGGCTGCGCCAGCGAAAAGGACGGCGCCAGTGAAAAAGACGTCGGCGGTGACGAAGGCCGCGGCGGTGAAGAAGCCTGCGCCCGCCAAGAAGGCTGCGGCCGTGACGAAGCCTGCGCCCGAGGCTGCGCCAGCGAAGAAGGCTGCGCCCGCCAAGAAGGCTGCGGCGGTGAAGAAAGCTGCGCCCGCCAAGAAGGCCAAGGCCGCGGCCGCCAAGAAGGCCGGGCCCGCGCCGGAGGCTGTCAGGATTCCCAGGTCCGAGTCCCACGCCGCCCTGGTCCGCCGGGCGCGCCGGATCAACAGTGAGCTGGCCGAGGTCTACCCGTACGCCCATCCCGAGCTCGACTTCGAGAACCCCTTCGAGCTGCTGATCGCGACGGTCCTCTCCGCCCAGACCACCGACCTCCGGGTCAACCAGACGACGCCCGCGCTCTTCGCGAAGTTCCCGACGCCGGAGGACATGGCGGCGGCGGACCCCGAGGAGCTTGAGCAGATCCTGCGGCCGACCGGGTTCTTCCGGGCGAAGGCGCGGTCGGTCCTGGGGCTGTCCACCGCCATCAGGGACAACTTCGGGGGCGAGGTGCCGGGCCGGCTCGATGACCTGGTGTCGCTGCCCGGAGTCGGGCGGAAAACGGCAAATGTCGTACTTGGTAATGCTTTCGGAGTCCCTGGAATTACCGTGGACACCCATTTCGGGCGGCTGGTGCGCCGCTGGAAGTGGACCGAGCAGCAGGACCCGGAGAAGGTCGAGGCGGAGATCTGCGCGCTCTTCCCCAAGAGCGACTGGACGATGCTCTCGCACCGGGTTGTCTTCCACGGCCGCCGGATCTGCCACGCCCGTAAACCGGCCTGCGGCGCCTGCCCGATCGCCCCGCTCTGTCCTTCGTACGGTGAGGGCGAGACGGACCCGGAGAAGGCGCGGAAGCTGCTGAAGTACGAGAAGGGCGGGCAGCCCGGCCAGCGGCTGAAGCCCCCGGCGGACTATCCCGGGCAGCCGGCCCCGCCGTTGGCGGCCGGGTGA
- a CDS encoding DUF4177 domain-containing protein produces MAKWEYATVPLLVHATKQILDTWGEDGWELVQVVPGPNNPEQLVAYLKREKSA; encoded by the coding sequence ATGGCCAAATGGGAATACGCGACTGTGCCGCTGCTGGTGCACGCGACGAAGCAGATTCTGGACACCTGGGGCGAGGACGGCTGGGAGCTCGTCCAGGTCGTGCCCGGACCGAACAACCCCGAGCAGCTCGTGGCGTACCTCAAGCGGGAGAAGTCCGCATGA
- a CDS encoding Crp/Fnr family transcriptional regulator, with translation MDDVLRRAPLFAALDDEQAAELRASMSEVTLARGDALFHEGDPGDRLYVVTEGKVKLHRTSPDGRENMLAVLGPGELIGELSLFDPGPRTATASALTEVKLLGLGHGDLQPWLNVRPEVATALLRAVARRLRKTNDQMSDLVFSDVPGRVARALLDLSRRFGVQSEEGIHVVHDLTQEELAQLVGASRETVNKALADFAGRGWLRLEARAVILLDVERLAKRSR, from the coding sequence GTGGACGACGTTCTGCGGCGCGCCCCGCTCTTCGCGGCGCTCGATGATGAGCAGGCCGCTGAGCTGCGCGCCTCGATGAGTGAGGTGACGCTCGCCCGTGGCGACGCCCTCTTCCACGAGGGCGACCCCGGCGACCGCCTCTATGTGGTCACCGAGGGCAAGGTGAAGCTGCACCGCACTTCCCCCGACGGCCGCGAGAACATGCTGGCGGTCCTCGGCCCCGGCGAGCTGATCGGCGAGCTGTCCCTCTTCGACCCGGGCCCGCGTACCGCCACGGCGTCGGCGCTGACCGAGGTCAAGCTGCTCGGCCTGGGCCACGGCGACCTCCAGCCCTGGCTGAATGTCCGCCCCGAGGTGGCCACCGCGCTGCTGCGCGCGGTCGCCCGCCGCCTGCGCAAGACCAACGACCAGATGTCCGACCTGGTCTTCTCGGACGTCCCCGGCCGGGTCGCCCGCGCGCTCCTCGACCTCTCGCGCCGCTTCGGTGTGCAGTCGGAGGAGGGCATCCACGTGGTCCACGACCTCACCCAGGAAGAGCTGGCCCAGCTGGTCGGCGCCTCCCGTGAGACGGTCAACAAGGCCCTCGCGGACTTCGCGGGCCGCGGCTGGCTGCGGCTGGAGGCCCGTGCGGTGATCCTGCTGGACGTGGAACGCCTCGCGAAGCGGTCCCGCTAG
- a CDS encoding MBL fold metallo-hydrolase has product MSDAAALPGQPRGGVLSGPATARAVNVLAPNASAMTLDGTNTWIIAEPDSDLAVVIDPGPLDESHLKAVVATAAGAGKRVALTLLTHGHPDHAEGAARFAELTRTSVRALDPALRLGDEGLGAGDVITTGGLELRVVPAPGHTADSLCFHLPADRAVLTGDTVLGRGTTVVAHPDGRLGDYLDSLRRLRSLTVDDGVRTVLPGHGPVLEDAQGAVDFYLAHRAHRLAQVETAAENGFTTASEVVAQVYADVDRSLWPAAELSVRAQLEYLREHGLI; this is encoded by the coding sequence GTGAGTGATGCCGCAGCCCTCCCCGGTCAGCCCAGGGGCGGGGTCCTGTCCGGGCCCGCCACCGCACGGGCGGTCAATGTCCTGGCGCCGAACGCCTCCGCGATGACGCTCGACGGCACCAACACCTGGATCATCGCCGAGCCCGACTCCGACCTGGCCGTCGTCATCGACCCGGGACCGCTCGACGAAAGCCATCTGAAGGCCGTCGTCGCGACGGCGGCGGGCGCGGGCAAGCGCGTCGCGCTGACGCTCCTGACGCACGGCCACCCGGACCACGCGGAGGGCGCTGCGCGGTTCGCCGAGCTGACGCGTACGTCCGTACGGGCACTGGACCCCGCGCTGCGCCTCGGTGACGAGGGACTCGGCGCGGGGGACGTCATCACCACCGGCGGCCTGGAGCTGCGGGTCGTACCGGCGCCGGGCCATACCGCGGACTCGCTCTGCTTCCATCTGCCGGCCGACCGGGCGGTGCTGACGGGCGACACGGTTCTGGGCCGCGGCACGACGGTGGTCGCGCATCCGGACGGCAGGCTCGGCGACTACCTGGACTCGCTGCGGCGGCTGCGCTCGCTGACGGTGGACGACGGGGTGCGGACGGTGCTTCCGGGGCACGGGCCGGTACTGGAGGACGCGCAGGGGGCCGTCGACTTCTACCTCGCGCACCGCGCCCACCGGCTCGCCCAGGTGGAGACGGCCGCCGAGAACGGCTTCACGACGGCTTCGGAGGTCGTCGCGCAGGTGTACGCGGACGTTGACCGGTCGCTCTGGCCCGCGGCCGAGCTGTCGGTGCGGGCGCAGCTGGAGTATCTGCGGGAGCACGGGCTGATCTGA
- a CDS encoding NUDIX hydrolase: MSQGQWYPPEWPDRIRALAAGELTAVAPRRAATVMLLRDTAAGPTVHMLRRRASMAFAGGAYAYPGGGVDPRDDDRPVGWAGPPRDVWAARLGVDATSAQAIVCAAVRETYEEAGVLLAGETASTVVGDLSGDDWEADRAALVGRDLSFADFLDRRGLVLRSDLLGAWARWITPEFEPKRYDTWFFVAALPDGQRTRNASTEADHTVWVRPEEAATGYDKGELLMMPPTISTLRSLQPYATVADTLAGAAARELTPVLARARLEAGELVLSWPGHDEFTRRLPATGTPE, encoded by the coding sequence ATGTCCCAAGGTCAGTGGTACCCGCCGGAATGGCCCGACCGTATCCGCGCCCTGGCGGCCGGCGAGCTCACCGCCGTCGCTCCGCGCAGAGCCGCGACCGTCATGCTGCTGCGCGACACCGCGGCCGGTCCCACCGTCCACATGCTGCGCAGACGCGCCTCCATGGCCTTCGCCGGAGGCGCGTACGCGTATCCGGGTGGCGGTGTCGACCCTCGCGACGACGACCGTCCGGTCGGCTGGGCGGGTCCGCCGCGCGACGTATGGGCCGCGCGGCTCGGCGTCGACGCGACATCCGCCCAGGCCATCGTCTGCGCCGCGGTCCGGGAGACGTACGAGGAGGCAGGGGTACTGCTCGCGGGTGAGACCGCGTCCACCGTCGTCGGTGACCTCTCGGGCGACGACTGGGAGGCGGACCGCGCCGCGCTCGTCGGCCGCGATCTCTCCTTCGCCGACTTCCTGGACCGGCGGGGGCTCGTCCTCCGCTCCGACCTGCTGGGCGCGTGGGCCCGCTGGATCACCCCGGAGTTCGAACCGAAGCGGTATGACACCTGGTTCTTCGTGGCCGCGCTGCCCGACGGTCAGCGGACCCGCAACGCCTCGACCGAGGCGGACCACACGGTCTGGGTACGGCCCGAGGAGGCGGCCACCGGGTACGACAAGGGGGAGCTGCTGATGATGCCCCCGACGATCTCGACGCTCCGCTCGCTCCAGCCGTACGCGACGGTGGCCGACACCCTGGCGGGCGCGGCCGCGCGGGAGCTCACCCCGGTGCTGGCGCGGGCCCGGCTGGAGGCCGGTGAGCTGGTGCTGAGCTGGCCGGGTCATGATGAGTTCACCCGGCGGCTTCCGGCGACCGGGACGCCGGAATGA